GGTTTCAAAGCGCGTTCCCAAGAACGTACAAAGTCTTCGGCAGTGATTGCATCACCGTTGCTCCATTTAGCATCCGGGTTCAGGTTGAAAACATATTTCAGACCATCTTCGGAAATTGTCCAGTCTTTAGCAACACCTGGAGCTTCTTTGCCATCAGGGTCGATACGCACAAGACCTTCATACAAGAATTTCAGTACAGTGTTGGTTTGGCTGTCTTTTGCTTGAGCCGGGTCTAACGTAGGAGGTTCAGCTGACAGGTTAATTTTCAGGACTTGATCTTTAGCAAGACCATTTCCTTCGGTTGCAGAACCAGTATCGGTGTTACCTGTGCCTTCGTTTTTCGATCCGCACGCTGCAAGTACGGTACCGAACGCCAAAATCAGCGTCAAAAGGACTAATAGACTTTTCCTTTTCATCTAACACTTTCCCCCTAAATTGATGTGGTATATGTTTATAGATTATACAACCACCGGTCAAAAAAATCTACATTACTTTTTCAGAAAGTAATGTTTTTTTCAGTTTTCGACAAAATCGACACATTTTTTAGCCCTTTTGCGTTATGTATCCTCACATCTGTTTCATGAAGTATCTAAATAATCCAAATATAGTAAACAAAACATACCCAAAACTCATTATGACAAAAGCCATGCGCCAAACGGCCCGGAACATTCTACCCCTATCGACCTTACCTTTGAGCCGATTTTGTGCACCTCCGATGAATCCAAGCGCTATTAGTATGAGTATTAGTGTTAAATAAAATCCAAAATTCGAATCAAATGTTAAGTTGAATAACGCCGATACAGAGAATATAAGGAATAAGGTTGTTACATCCATTGCCGAGCGCAGCGCCACACGCTTATCTTTTTTCCATCCATACATGATCCAATACACAAGAAAAAATGGAAAGAACGGCAGTATGCTCAGCACAATAAAAAATCCCATTAACTCACTCCTTCCGGTTGCATACCTTCAATCAGATGAAGCAGTACTTCATGCATCGGAGCGGATAGGCCACACCGACACGCCATGCTTACGATTTGCCCGTTAATGGATTGCACCTCCGTTTGTTGTCCATGCAGAACATCCGACAGCATGGAAGATGTATTTGAGGCTGTGGAACGACAGACGGAGAGGATTTGTTCCCACACATCAACATCAAGAAGTATTCCGCTTGCTCTGTATACCGCCAATGCCTCATCGTACAGCTGACGCATAAACACGATTCGCTCTTCCTTTGTAATTAACTCACCGTTAGGAATACGCCATATCGCGGTAAGAGGGTTAATGACAGCATTGATTAACAACTTCCTATAAATCAGCTTATCGATTTCATTCGACACTGTACAGCCAAATCCTGCCTGCTGCAAAAGTCCCTGTAAACGAATGGGGTCATTTTGATTCATTGGCGTTAGAGGTGAGATACGTACATCTGCACTTTTGCCCAACCAGGTCTCTCCTATACCTGCACGGATGACTCCATCTTGCTGACGTTTCGCCCCTTCTGTAGTTATGACGCTGTAT
This window of the Paenibacillus marchantiae genome carries:
- a CDS encoding DUF3397 domain-containing protein — protein: MGFFIVLSILPFFPFFLVYWIMYGWKKDKRVALRSAMDVTTLFLIFSVSALFNLTFDSNFGFYLTLILILIALGFIGGAQNRLKGKVDRGRMFRAVWRMAFVIMSFGYVLFTIFGLFRYFMKQM
- a CDS encoding ketopantoate reductase family protein — its product is MIIDVVGSGSLGLLYGGKLQDAGNEVRFWTRTAEQANKLSIEGFKVIEREKTIQITPDHIQVKPITELTRVWQHSPGDWLLLMVKQTAILDVIREIGSLKTQVLNIACFQNGVGHLDHVQSNMPHSNIYSVITTEGAKRQQDGVIRAGIGETWLGKSADVRISPLTPMNQNDPIRLQGLLQQAGFGCTVSNEIDKLIYRKLLINAVINPLTAIWRIPNGELITKEERIVFMRQLYDEALAVYRASGILLDVDVWEQILSVCRSTASNTSSMLSDVLHGQQTEVQSINGQIVSMACRCGLSAPMHEVLLHLIEGMQPEGVS